The following coding sequences are from one Streptomyces sp. NBC_00536 window:
- a CDS encoding nucleotidyltransferase domain-containing protein, translated as MTDRADSTDRSGDLALVREHTVFACVMGSRAFGLATEASDTDRRGVYLAPTPLYWRFEKPPTHVEGPREEEFSWELERFCELALRANPNILECLHSPLVERLTPVGEELLSLRGAFLSRRAHTTFTRYAVSQRGKLDADVRIHGAPRWKHAMHLLRLLGSCRDLLRTGRLTVDVGEHRENLLAVKRGEVPWAEVEARMTRLAQECEAALSTTPLPADPDLPRVEDFLLRARRASAR; from the coding sequence ATGACGGACAGGGCGGACAGCACGGACAGGAGCGGCGATCTGGCGCTGGTGCGCGAGCACACGGTCTTCGCGTGCGTGATGGGCTCGCGGGCGTTCGGTCTGGCGACGGAGGCGAGCGACACCGACCGGCGCGGTGTCTACCTCGCCCCCACCCCGCTGTACTGGCGCTTCGAGAAGCCGCCCACGCATGTGGAGGGGCCCCGGGAGGAGGAGTTCTCCTGGGAGCTGGAGCGCTTCTGCGAACTGGCCCTGCGCGCCAACCCCAACATCCTGGAGTGCCTGCACTCCCCGCTGGTGGAGCGGCTGACCCCGGTCGGCGAGGAACTCCTCTCGCTCCGCGGGGCGTTCCTGTCCCGGCGCGCCCACACCACCTTCACCCGCTATGCGGTCTCACAGCGCGGCAAACTCGACGCGGACGTCCGGATCCACGGCGCCCCGCGCTGGAAGCACGCGATGCACCTGCTCCGCCTGCTGGGGTCCTGCCGGGACCTGCTGCGCACCGGCCGCCTGACGGTCGATGTCGGCGAACACCGCGAGAACCTGCTCGCCGTCAAGCGCGGCGAGGTCCCGTGGGCCGAGGTGGAGGCCCGGATGACCCGCCTGGCGCAGGAGTGCGAGGCGGCCCTGTCGACCACCCCGCTCCCCGCCGACCCGGACCTCCCCCGCGTCGAGGACTTCCTCCTGCGCGCCCGCCGCGCCTCGGCCCGCTGA
- a CDS encoding Rieske (2Fe-2S) protein has product MSEPTRTARRTVLAAGAVALAGGALTACGGGDGEKPANGSDAATTPSTAPSQPGASSAAPSASAPAEGEAAGKALAKTSAVPVGGGTILKDEKLVITQPTAGSYRCFTAVCTHQGCIVAKVENGTIDCPCHGSKYQVADGAVAHGPATRPLAEKKIVVSPAGEITLA; this is encoded by the coding sequence ATGAGCGAGCCCACGCGCACTGCCCGGCGCACGGTACTGGCGGCGGGAGCGGTGGCCCTGGCGGGCGGCGCGCTCACCGCGTGCGGAGGCGGAGACGGCGAGAAGCCCGCGAACGGCTCCGACGCCGCCACCACCCCCAGCACCGCCCCGAGCCAGCCGGGCGCCTCGTCCGCGGCGCCCTCGGCCTCGGCCCCGGCCGAGGGCGAGGCGGCGGGCAAGGCCCTGGCGAAGACCTCGGCCGTACCGGTGGGCGGGGGCACGATCCTCAAGGACGAGAAGCTCGTCATCACCCAGCCCACGGCCGGCTCCTACCGCTGCTTCACCGCGGTCTGCACCCACCAGGGCTGCATCGTGGCCAAGGTGGAGAACGGCACCATCGACTGCCCGTGCCACGGCAGCAAGTACCAGGTCGCGGACGGCGCCGTGGCCCACGGCCCGGCCACCCGCCCGCTCGCGGAGAAGAAGATCGTGGTCTCCCCGGCGGGCGAGATCACCCTCGCCTGA
- a CDS encoding YidB family protein: MAGNDLGSLLGSLLGGGGQGGQGGGAGGILGALLGALGGAGAGGAQASGNGSNPLGGLLDMLTKSGLADQAQSWVGTGDNKAVSGAEIAQALPDEALQQAAAQAGVSPQEAADQIAQALPQAVDKLSPSGALPTGSLEDIIKQQNL, encoded by the coding sequence ATGGCGGGTAACGACCTCGGCTCCCTTCTGGGCAGTCTCCTCGGCGGCGGTGGCCAGGGCGGCCAGGGCGGGGGCGCGGGCGGCATCCTCGGCGCCCTGCTCGGCGCGCTCGGCGGCGCTGGCGCGGGCGGCGCACAGGCGTCCGGCAACGGGAGCAACCCGCTCGGCGGGCTGCTGGACATGCTCACGAAGTCCGGTCTCGCCGACCAGGCCCAGTCCTGGGTCGGTACGGGCGACAACAAGGCCGTCAGCGGCGCGGAGATCGCCCAGGCGCTGCCGGACGAGGCCCTGCAGCAGGCCGCCGCGCAGGCGGGCGTCAGCCCGCAGGAGGCGGCGGACCAGATCGCCCAGGCACTGCCCCAGGCCGTGGACAAGCTGAGCCCGAGCGGCGCCCTGCCCACCGGCTCGCTGGAGGACATCATCAAGCAGCAGAACCTCTGA
- a CDS encoding phosphatase PAP2 family protein: MRTDQIFTRLERVFARLDREPERPAHLQVPQMSRHRVVLFGATLVFYLAIVIGVLTTSWLVRLDWQLMFFRPYEQWPQVHAFLDYLVVLGQRGPTSMMVMAWLGWRCWRQHTLRPLITLGVALLALNVTVGSVKLGLGRLGPHYATQIGSAEMFGGGDIFPSGHTANAVVTWGILAYLASTGVTRRVLSTASAIVALSVGATTVYLGTHWVSDVLLGWAAGLLVLLALPWFEPFIARAEAFIMEQRVAWRLRRQSGGSAVPVPTVPLSTQAKVFVQRAAEALPVAEEVTPVPAGAGAAAGHATAARTAAPHVGARPHVIRSERTPVTPVGSRRPPHTDRDRTGRNPAARPVTGG, from the coding sequence GTGCGTACTGACCAAATTTTCACCCGTCTGGAGCGGGTGTTCGCCCGCCTTGACCGGGAACCCGAACGACCGGCTCATCTGCAAGTGCCGCAGATGAGCCGGCACCGTGTCGTGCTCTTCGGCGCGACGCTCGTGTTCTACCTGGCGATCGTGATCGGTGTACTGACCACCTCGTGGCTGGTGCGGCTCGACTGGCAGCTCATGTTCTTCCGGCCGTACGAGCAGTGGCCGCAGGTGCACGCCTTCCTCGACTACCTCGTGGTCCTGGGCCAGCGCGGCCCCACTTCGATGATGGTCATGGCCTGGCTCGGCTGGCGCTGCTGGCGCCAGCACACCCTGCGCCCGCTGATCACCCTCGGCGTGGCGCTGCTCGCGCTGAACGTCACCGTGGGCTCGGTGAAGCTGGGCCTCGGCCGCCTCGGGCCGCACTACGCGACCCAGATCGGCTCCGCCGAGATGTTCGGCGGCGGCGATATATTTCCTTCCGGCCACACCGCCAATGCCGTCGTGACCTGGGGGATCCTGGCCTACCTGGCCTCCACCGGAGTCACCCGGCGGGTGCTGTCGACGGCCTCCGCGATCGTCGCGCTCAGCGTCGGCGCCACCACCGTCTACCTCGGTACGCACTGGGTCAGCGATGTGCTGCTCGGCTGGGCCGCCGGCCTGCTGGTGCTGCTGGCCCTGCCCTGGTTCGAGCCCTTCATCGCCCGGGCCGAAGCCTTCATCATGGAACAGCGCGTGGCCTGGCGCCTGCGCCGCCAGAGCGGCGGGAGCGCCGTCCCGGTGCCGACCGTTCCGCTGTCCACGCAGGCCAAGGTGTTCGTCCAGCGGGCGGCCGAGGCACTGCCCGTGGCCGAGGAGGTCACCCCGGTGCCCGCCGGCGCGGGCGCCGCCGCCGGTCACGCCACCGCGGCCCGTACGGCCGCGCCGCACGTGGGCGCCCGGCCGCACGTCATCCGCTCCGAACGGACCCCGGTGACCCCGGTCGGCAGCCGTCGGCCGCCGCACACCGACCGCGACCGGACCGGCCGCAACCCGGCGGCCCGCCCCGTGACCGGAGGCTGA
- a CDS encoding lysophospholipid acyltransferase family protein: MRGDPRGGQEGGRPVSETPSLRGAAVGRRIGIGLMYGLWKPRVLGAWKVPASGPLILAVNHSHNVDGPMVMGTAPRPVHFLIKKEAFVGPLGPFLEGIGQVKVDRSGTDRAAVTRALGVLDDGGVLGIFPEGTRGEGNFASLRAGLAYFALRGGARIVPVAVLGSTERRGRLVKGLPPFKGRVDVVFGDAFDAGDGSGRRTRTALDEATVRIQDRLTCHLADAKRLTGR; encoded by the coding sequence GTGCGTGGTGACCCTCGTGGAGGACAAGAGGGCGGGCGGCCAGTGAGCGAAACGCCCTCCCTCAGGGGTGCGGCGGTCGGCCGGCGGATCGGGATCGGGCTCATGTACGGGCTCTGGAAGCCCCGGGTGCTCGGCGCGTGGAAGGTACCGGCCTCCGGGCCGCTCATCCTGGCCGTCAACCACTCCCACAACGTCGACGGACCCATGGTCATGGGCACCGCGCCGCGGCCCGTGCACTTCCTGATCAAGAAGGAAGCGTTCGTCGGCCCGCTCGGCCCCTTCCTGGAAGGGATCGGGCAGGTCAAGGTCGACCGCTCCGGCACCGACCGGGCCGCCGTGACCCGGGCCCTGGGCGTCCTCGACGACGGCGGAGTCCTCGGGATCTTCCCGGAGGGCACCCGCGGCGAGGGGAACTTCGCCTCGCTGCGCGCGGGCCTCGCCTACTTCGCCCTCCGCGGCGGCGCGCGCATAGTGCCCGTCGCGGTGCTGGGCAGCACCGAACGCCGTGGCAGGCTGGTCAAGGGACTGCCGCCCTTCAAGGGCCGCGTCGACGTCGTCTTCGGTGACGCCTTCGACGCGGGCGACGGCAGTGGCCGCCGGACCCGCACCGCGCTCGACGAGGCCACCGTACGCATCCAGGACCGGCTGACCTGCCACCTGGCCGACGCCAAGCGGCTCACCGGCCGCTAG
- a CDS encoding ADP-ribosylglycohydrolase family protein: MTTTTKRAATGAMIGLALGDALGFPTEFNDVPSILAKTGPWREMRLPRPAIVTDDTQMTLALARGIRSAAERGPVGPQWLAHPVREEFVEWWRSPENNRAPGRTCMVACSLLKDPERDWRDASQIGSKGCGANMRVAPVGLVPGWTEEERAGAAQLQSALTHGHPTALAASDLTARAVHLLAEGTEVTGLVGQLRSYALDNRTGYHERWLGDLWRRATSDASPEAFIARGWDDCLAVLDRLAAALRDPSPETDPCLATGDGWIAEEALATALHCFLLFPEDPLTALRRAACTAGDSDSIACLAGAFAGAHLGADVWPRDWEGRIEYREELLSFGALWDE; this comes from the coding sequence ATGACCACGACCACCAAACGGGCGGCGACCGGCGCCATGATCGGCCTGGCCCTGGGCGACGCGCTCGGCTTCCCGACGGAGTTCAACGACGTCCCGTCGATCCTGGCCAAGACCGGGCCCTGGCGTGAGATGCGGCTGCCGCGCCCGGCGATCGTCACCGACGACACCCAGATGACCCTGGCCCTGGCCCGCGGGATACGGTCCGCCGCCGAGCGGGGCCCGGTCGGCCCGCAGTGGCTCGCCCACCCGGTCCGCGAGGAGTTCGTCGAGTGGTGGCGCTCACCCGAGAACAACCGGGCCCCCGGCCGCACCTGCATGGTCGCCTGCTCGCTGCTCAAGGACCCCGAGCGCGACTGGCGCGACGCCAGCCAGATCGGCTCGAAGGGCTGCGGGGCGAACATGCGGGTGGCGCCGGTGGGGCTCGTACCGGGCTGGACCGAGGAGGAACGGGCGGGCGCGGCCCAGCTCCAGTCCGCCCTCACCCACGGGCACCCGACCGCGCTCGCGGCCTCCGACCTCACCGCGCGGGCCGTGCACCTGCTGGCCGAGGGCACCGAAGTGACCGGGCTGGTCGGTCAGCTGCGCTCGTACGCCCTCGACAACCGCACCGGCTACCACGAGCGGTGGCTCGGCGACCTGTGGCGGCGCGCCACCTCCGACGCCTCGCCCGAGGCGTTCATCGCACGCGGCTGGGACGACTGCCTGGCCGTCCTGGACCGGCTCGCGGCCGCCCTGCGCGACCCGTCCCCGGAGACGGACCCCTGTCTGGCCACCGGGGACGGCTGGATCGCCGAGGAGGCCCTGGCCACCGCCCTGCACTGCTTCCTGCTGTTCCCCGAGGACCCGCTGACCGCCCTGCGCCGGGCCGCCTGCACGGCGGGCGACTCCGACTCCATCGCCTGCCTCGCGGGCGCCTTCGCGGGCGCGCACCTCGGCGCGGACGTCTGGCCCCGCGACTGGGAGGGCCGCATCGAGTACCGCGAGGAACTCCTGTCCTTCGGCGCGCTCTGGGACGAGTGA
- a CDS encoding prephenate dehydrogenase — MRTAVVIGTGLIGTSAALALTARGITVHLTDHDPAQARTAASFGAGTDEPADGRVDLVIVAVPPAHVAATLADAIGRGLGRAYVDVASVKGGPRRELEALGADLTTYIGTHPMAGKERSGPLAGTADLFEGRPWVLTPTRDTDHEVLNLALELVALCRAVPVVMDADAHDRAVALVSHTPQLVSSMVAARLEEADESAVRLCGQGIRDVTRIAASDPRMWVEILSANPGPVADVLSGIAADLEETVQALRGLQSADEDKRRGGAEGIEDVLRRGNAGRVRVPGKHGAAPTVYETVTVLISDQPGELARIFADAGRAGVNIEDVRIEHANGQQAGLVQLSVEPRAAAGLTAELRERGWALRQ, encoded by the coding sequence GTGAGAACCGCCGTCGTCATCGGAACCGGACTGATCGGCACCTCCGCGGCCCTCGCCCTGACCGCCCGCGGGATCACCGTCCACCTCACCGACCACGACCCGGCCCAGGCCCGTACGGCCGCCTCCTTCGGCGCCGGCACGGACGAACCCGCCGACGGCAGGGTCGACCTGGTGATCGTCGCCGTACCGCCCGCGCACGTGGCCGCGACGCTGGCCGACGCGATCGGGCGGGGCCTGGGCCGGGCCTACGTGGACGTGGCGAGCGTCAAGGGCGGGCCGCGGCGCGAGCTGGAGGCCCTGGGCGCGGACCTGACGACGTACATCGGCACGCACCCGATGGCCGGGAAGGAGCGCTCCGGACCGCTCGCCGGCACGGCCGACCTGTTCGAGGGGCGGCCCTGGGTGCTGACCCCGACCCGGGACACCGACCACGAGGTGCTGAACCTGGCGCTGGAGCTGGTCGCGCTCTGCCGGGCCGTGCCCGTCGTGATGGACGCCGACGCCCACGACCGGGCCGTCGCGCTGGTCTCGCACACCCCGCAGCTGGTGTCCAGCATGGTCGCCGCGCGGCTGGAGGAGGCCGACGAGAGCGCCGTACGGCTGTGCGGACAGGGCATCCGCGATGTCACCCGGATCGCCGCGTCCGATCCGCGGATGTGGGTGGAGATCCTCTCCGCCAACCCCGGACCGGTCGCCGACGTGCTCAGCGGGATCGCCGCCGACCTGGAGGAGACCGTGCAGGCGCTGCGCGGGCTCCAGTCGGCGGACGAGGACAAGCGGCGCGGCGGCGCGGAGGGCATCGAGGACGTGCTGCGGCGCGGGAACGCCGGGCGGGTGCGGGTCCCGGGCAAGCACGGCGCCGCGCCGACCGTGTACGAGACCGTGACCGTGCTGATCAGCGACCAGCCGGGCGAGCTGGCGCGGATCTTCGCCGACGCCGGGCGGGCCGGGGTCAACATCGAGGACGTACGGATCGAGCACGCCAACGGGCAGCAGGCGGGCCTGGTCCAGCTGAGCGTGGAACCGAGGGCGGCGGCGGGACTCACGGCCGAGCTGCGCGAGCGGGGCTGGGCCCTGCGCCAGTAG
- a CDS encoding DUF952 domain-containing protein yields the protein MIFHIVALADWSAAPDRPYAPPSLDSEGFVHCSGDAATALAIADAHYAGVAGPLLALELDEAALTSPVRREGESGGRYPHVHGPLNRDAVIRVWEVVRTPGHPAELAPRAPGH from the coding sequence ATGATCTTCCACATCGTCGCGCTCGCCGACTGGTCCGCCGCCCCGGACCGCCCGTACGCCCCGCCCTCGCTCGACTCGGAGGGATTCGTGCACTGTTCGGGGGACGCGGCCACCGCACTCGCCATCGCGGACGCGCACTACGCGGGGGTGGCCGGGCCGCTGCTGGCGCTGGAACTCGACGAAGCGGCCCTGACCTCGCCGGTCCGCCGGGAGGGTGAATCCGGCGGCCGCTACCCGCACGTCCACGGCCCGTTGAACCGGGACGCGGTGATCCGCGTGTGGGAAGTCGTACGGACACCGGGGCACCCGGCGGAACTGGCTCCGCGGGCACCCGGCCACTGA
- a CDS encoding transglycosylase family protein: MPTYRIRAAVLVAAVLVFVPSAASRGYASAPPPPAPGPGGVSAVGAPGVIGKGPGDCGPGGQWPWDCVADCESGGRWSVNTGNGFYGGLQFWQPTWEEHGGLGYAPRADLAAREAQIRVAEDLLGTQGWEAWPVCSKRYGLAGRMHVVRAGDSLDSIARRHRVPGGWRALYEANRPALGPHPDSLPVGTLLLLPGPAPAPVPPAAPARPPAPTPTPTPTPTPTPTPTPTPVPVPARPPAPVPSPVPSPVPSPSPTSTPVLVPAPTPAPAEPKAPAH, encoded by the coding sequence ATGCCCACCTACCGGATCCGGGCGGCCGTGCTGGTGGCCGCCGTGCTGGTGTTCGTCCCGTCGGCGGCGTCGCGCGGGTACGCCTCGGCGCCCCCACCGCCCGCGCCCGGGCCCGGCGGGGTCTCCGCCGTCGGCGCGCCGGGGGTGATCGGGAAGGGGCCCGGGGACTGCGGGCCCGGTGGCCAGTGGCCCTGGGACTGCGTCGCCGACTGCGAGAGCGGCGGCCGCTGGAGCGTCAACACCGGCAACGGTTTCTACGGCGGGCTCCAGTTCTGGCAGCCGACCTGGGAGGAACACGGCGGGCTCGGCTACGCGCCGCGCGCGGACCTGGCGGCGCGGGAGGCGCAGATCCGCGTGGCGGAGGACCTGCTGGGGACGCAGGGGTGGGAGGCGTGGCCGGTCTGCTCGAAGCGGTACGGGCTGGCGGGGCGGATGCATGTGGTGCGGGCCGGGGATTCGCTCGACTCGATTGCCCGTCGGCATCGTGTGCCGGGTGGGTGGCGGGCGCTGTATGAAGCGAACCGGCCCGCCCTCGGCCCCCACCCCGACTCCCTCCCGGTAGGCACCCTCCTACTCCTCCCGGGCCCCGCCCCGGCCCCCGTCCCACCCGCGGCGCCGGCCCGGCCCCCTGCCCCGACTCCGACTCCGACTCCGACTCCGACACCGACTCCGACTCCGACTCCGACCCCCGTCCCGGTCCCGGCCCGGCCCCCTGCTCCGGTCCCGAGTCCGGTCCCGAGTCCGGTCCCGAGTCCGAGTCCGACATCGACCCCGGTCCTGGTTCCCGCGCCGACCCCGGCCCCAGCGGAGCCGAAGGCCCCGGCCCACTGA
- a CDS encoding MFS transporter, with protein sequence MSGTNTLRQRLGALAGGANRWAVLAVLCVSLLLVALDSTILHVAVPSVTEDLRPGAVELLWIVDAYPLVCASLLILFGTLGDRVGRRRILLLGYGLFGLASAIAALADNAQLLIAARALLGTGGAMIMPATLSILRTVFPDRRERALAIGIWTAVAAVGAAGGPVIGGFLVQHFWWGSVFLINIPLMALILPLGRWLLPESKGTGGGPWDVLGALMAAGGVLATVFGVKRAGADRTFLEAGALAPLLIGAVLLVLFVRRQKRRKHPLVDIGMFSRAAFTTSVACIVLAMLALVGLELIAVQYLQLVLHLTPLQTGLRLLPLTFAAMAAGATGSYTLQRVGPRTMVSLGFTLTACAVLLLTLMGLDDRPWLLTFGFVLLGFGLQTTLFGAYESMLSEAPASKAGGAAAIGETSYQLGAGMGIALLGSVMNAAYMPGLREVPGVSAADSGRAAHSLGEAYQIARRLGGPAGESLYSAARHSFVHGLHVTLGVSAVLLLAGAAMALKLPRGLEAEPGPAEPVRIPGQSGPCPDPVAGPAARRSS encoded by the coding sequence ATGTCGGGGACGAACACCCTCCGGCAGCGGCTCGGCGCGCTCGCGGGCGGCGCCAACCGCTGGGCCGTACTGGCCGTCCTCTGCGTCAGCCTGCTCCTCGTCGCGCTCGACTCGACGATCCTGCACGTGGCCGTCCCCTCGGTCACCGAGGACCTGCGCCCCGGCGCGGTCGAGCTGCTGTGGATCGTCGACGCCTACCCCCTGGTCTGCGCCTCGCTGCTGATCCTCTTCGGCACGCTCGGCGACCGGGTCGGCCGCCGCCGGATCCTGCTGCTCGGCTACGGGCTCTTCGGCCTCGCCTCCGCGATCGCCGCCCTCGCCGACAACGCCCAGCTGCTCATCGCCGCGCGCGCCCTGCTCGGCACCGGCGGTGCGATGATCATGCCCGCCACCCTGTCGATCCTGCGCACCGTCTTCCCCGACCGCCGCGAGCGGGCCCTCGCCATCGGCATCTGGACCGCGGTCGCCGCCGTGGGCGCGGCCGGCGGTCCCGTCATCGGCGGCTTCCTCGTCCAGCACTTCTGGTGGGGCTCCGTCTTCCTCATCAACATCCCGCTGATGGCGCTCATCCTGCCGCTGGGCCGCTGGCTGCTGCCCGAGTCCAAGGGGACGGGCGGCGGGCCGTGGGACGTGCTCGGCGCGCTCATGGCCGCCGGGGGCGTGCTCGCCACGGTGTTCGGGGTCAAGCGCGCGGGCGCCGACCGGACCTTCCTCGAAGCCGGGGCGCTGGCGCCGCTGCTGATCGGCGCGGTGCTGCTGGTGCTGTTCGTACGCCGCCAGAAGCGGCGCAAGCACCCCCTCGTCGACATCGGGATGTTCTCCCGCGCCGCCTTCACCACCTCCGTGGCCTGCATCGTGCTCGCCATGCTGGCGCTGGTCGGCCTCGAACTGATCGCCGTCCAGTACCTCCAGCTCGTGCTGCACCTGACCCCGCTGCAGACCGGTCTGCGGCTGCTGCCGCTCACCTTCGCGGCGATGGCGGCGGGCGCCACCGGCTCGTACACCCTCCAGCGGGTCGGCCCGCGCACGATGGTCTCGCTCGGCTTCACCCTCACCGCGTGCGCCGTGCTGCTGCTCACGCTGATGGGCCTGGACGACCGGCCCTGGCTGCTCACCTTCGGCTTCGTGCTGCTGGGCTTCGGACTCCAGACCACGCTCTTCGGGGCGTACGAGTCCATGCTGAGCGAGGCTCCGGCCAGCAAGGCGGGGGGTGCGGCGGCCATCGGCGAGACCTCCTACCAGCTCGGTGCGGGCATGGGCATCGCGCTGCTCGGCAGCGTCATGAACGCGGCGTACATGCCGGGGCTGCGGGAGGTGCCGGGGGTTTCGGCGGCCGATTCGGGGCGGGCCGCGCATTCGCTCGGCGAGGCGTATCAGATCGCGCGGCGCCTGGGCGGGCCCGCGGGGGAGTCGCTCTACTCCGCCGCCCGGCACTCCTTTGTGCACGGGCTGCACGTGACGCTCGGGGTGAGTGCGGTGCTGTTGCTCGCGGGGGCGGCGATGGCGTTGAAGCTGCCGCGGGGGCTGGAGGCCGAGCCGGGTCCCGCCGAGCCGGTACGGATCCCCGGGCAGTCGGGCCCCTGCCCGGACCCGGTCGCGGGTCCCGCCGCCCGACGCTCCTCCTGA
- the cmk gene encoding (d)CMP kinase — translation METAAQSAVIVAIDGPSGTGKSSTSKAVAAKLGLRYLDTGAQYRAITWWMITNGIDLDDPQAIALAAGKPVIVSGTDPSAPTISVDGLDAAGPIRTQEVTSKVSAVSAVPEVRTLITDLQRAIAAEAAQAAAGIVVEGRDIGTTVLPDADVKVFLTASAEARAARRSGELKGAQAQDLAATKAALIKRDAADSGRKTSPLAKAGNAVEVDTTDLTLDQVIECVVTLVEDKRAGGQ, via the coding sequence GTGGAAACCGCCGCTCAGTCCGCCGTGATCGTCGCCATCGACGGTCCCTCCGGCACGGGCAAGTCCAGCACCTCCAAGGCCGTCGCCGCCAAGCTCGGGCTGCGGTACCTGGACACCGGTGCGCAGTACCGGGCCATCACCTGGTGGATGATCACCAACGGGATCGACCTCGACGACCCGCAGGCCATCGCGCTCGCGGCGGGCAAGCCCGTCATCGTCTCCGGTACGGACCCCTCCGCGCCCACCATCAGCGTGGACGGCCTCGACGCCGCCGGGCCGATCCGCACCCAGGAGGTCACCTCCAAGGTCAGCGCGGTCAGCGCGGTGCCCGAGGTGCGCACCCTGATCACCGACCTGCAGCGCGCCATCGCCGCCGAGGCGGCCCAGGCCGCCGCCGGGATCGTCGTCGAGGGCCGGGACATCGGCACCACCGTGCTGCCCGACGCCGACGTCAAGGTGTTCCTCACCGCATCGGCCGAGGCGCGCGCCGCCCGCCGCAGCGGCGAGCTGAAGGGCGCACAGGCCCAGGACCTCGCGGCCACGAAGGCGGCGCTGATCAAGCGCGACGCCGCCGACTCGGGCCGCAAGACCTCCCCGCTGGCCAAGGCCGGGAACGCCGTCGAGGTCGACACCACGGACCTCACCCTCGACCAGGTCATCGAGTGCGTGGTGACCCTCGTGGAGGACAAGAGGGCGGGCGGCCAGTGA
- the der gene encoding ribosome biogenesis GTPase Der, whose product MNDQHDHGALGDAEYAEFMELAAEEGFDIEDVEGAIEEAGAGPLPVLAVVGRPNVGKSTLVNRIIGRREAVVEDKPGVTRDRVSYDAEWAGRRFKVMDTGGWEQDVLGIDASVAAQAEYAIETADAVVFVVDAKVGATDTDEAVVRLLRKAGKPVVLCANKVDGQSGEADASALWSLGLGMPHPVSSLHGRGTGDMLDAVLEALPEAPPQTFGAAAPGGPRRIALIGRPNVGKSSLLNKVAREDRVVVNELAGTTRDPVDELIVLGGITWKFVDTAGIRKKVHLQQGADYYASLRTAAAVEKAEVAVILIDTTESISVQDQRIITMAVESGRAIVIAYNKWDELDEERRYYLEREIETEMQQVAWAPRVNVSALTGRHMEKLVPAIETALAGWETRVPTGRLNAFLGEIVASHPHPVRGGKQPRILFGTQAGTKPPRFVLFASGFLEHGYRRFIERRLREEFGFEGTPIHISVRVREKRGFNKSKAKK is encoded by the coding sequence ATGAACGACCAGCACGACCACGGAGCACTCGGAGATGCCGAGTACGCGGAGTTCATGGAGCTCGCCGCGGAAGAAGGCTTCGACATCGAGGACGTCGAAGGCGCGATCGAGGAGGCCGGCGCAGGCCCGCTTCCCGTCCTCGCCGTCGTCGGCCGCCCGAACGTCGGCAAGTCGACCCTGGTGAACCGCATCATCGGCCGCCGCGAAGCGGTGGTCGAGGACAAGCCGGGCGTCACCCGCGACCGCGTCTCGTACGACGCCGAATGGGCCGGCCGCCGCTTCAAGGTCATGGACACCGGCGGCTGGGAGCAGGACGTCCTCGGCATCGACGCGTCCGTCGCCGCCCAGGCCGAGTACGCGATCGAGACCGCCGACGCGGTCGTCTTCGTCGTGGACGCCAAGGTCGGCGCCACCGACACCGACGAGGCCGTCGTCCGGCTGCTGCGCAAGGCGGGCAAGCCCGTCGTGCTCTGCGCCAACAAGGTGGACGGCCAGAGCGGCGAAGCCGACGCGAGCGCCCTGTGGTCGCTCGGCCTCGGCATGCCGCACCCGGTCTCCTCGCTGCACGGCCGCGGTACGGGCGACATGCTCGACGCCGTCCTGGAGGCGCTCCCCGAGGCCCCGCCGCAGACCTTCGGCGCCGCCGCCCCCGGCGGCCCGCGCCGGATCGCGCTCATCGGCCGCCCGAACGTCGGCAAGTCCTCGCTGCTGAACAAGGTCGCGAGGGAGGACCGCGTCGTCGTCAACGAGCTGGCCGGCACCACCCGCGACCCGGTCGACGAGCTGATCGTGCTCGGCGGCATCACCTGGAAGTTCGTGGACACCGCGGGCATCCGCAAGAAGGTCCACCTGCAGCAGGGCGCCGACTACTACGCCTCCCTGCGCACCGCCGCCGCCGTCGAGAAGGCGGAGGTCGCGGTCATCCTGATCGACACCACCGAGTCGATCAGCGTCCAGGACCAGCGCATCATCACCATGGCCGTCGAGTCCGGCCGCGCCATCGTCATCGCCTACAACAAGTGGGACGAGCTGGACGAGGAGCGCCGCTACTACCTCGAGCGCGAGATCGAGACCGAGATGCAGCAGGTGGCCTGGGCCCCCCGCGTCAACGTCTCCGCCCTCACCGGCCGCCACATGGAGAAGCTGGTCCCGGCGATCGAGACCGCCCTCGCGGGCTGGGAGACGCGCGTCCCGACGGGCCGCCTGAACGCGTTCCTCGGCGAGATCGTCGCCTCCCACCCGCACCCGGTGCGCGGCGGCAAGCAGCCCCGCATCCTCTTCGGCACCCAGGCGGGCACCAAGCCGCCGCGGTTCGTGCTCTTCGCCTCCGGCTTCCTGGAGCACGGCTACCGCCGCTTCATCGAGCGCCGCCTGCGCGAGGAGTTCGGCTTCGAGGGCACCCCGATCCACATCTCGGTGCGGGTGCGCGAGAAGCGCGGCTTCAACAAGAGCAAGGCCAAGAAGTAA